A segment of the Geoanaerobacter pelophilus genome:
TGCCAGTTCCAAGGAGCACCGGGACGGCATTGTCAACCAGGCGGCACTGCCGAGCGTTAAGGAGGAATCGTGAAACCATATACTGTGAAACCGGCGCAAGGGGTCAGGGGCGAGATTTCGGTCCCGGGTGACAAGTCGATTTCTCATCGCTCCATAATGCTCGGTTCGCTGGCCAGAGGGACAACCACGGTACGCGGCCTGCTGCGGGGCGAAGACAATATGTCCACCCTGAAGGCGTTCCAGTCGATGGGGATCGAGACGGTTGACGACGGCGAGACCCTTACCATCCATGGCAAAGGGCTGCACGGCCTTACCGAACCGACTGATGTCATCGATTGCGGCAACTCTGGTACAACCATCCGCCTGATCAGTGGATTGCTGGCAGCGCAGAACTTCTTTTCCGTGCTCACCGGCGATCAATACCTGCGGAAAAGACCGATGAAAAGGGTGTTGCAGCCGCTTTCCCTCATGGGGGCCATTATTCACGGCAGGGCCGGCGGAGACAAGGCGCCGTTGGCCATTGTCGGCCAGAAGCTGAAAGGAATCAGCTATGCCTCTCCTGTTGCCAGCGCCCAGGTAAAGTCCAGCCTGATGCTCGCCGGGCTTTATGCCGACGGCGAGACCCGGGTGATGGAACCATCGGTTTCCAGAGACCATTCCGAACGGATGTTCCGCCATTTCGGGGCGGATGTTGCATCAATTCCCGGTGGAGTTGTCGTGCGCAGCGGCAATGAGCTGGAAGGGCGCGAAATAGTGGTGCCCGGCGACATCTCTTCTGCCGCCTTTTTCATTGTGGCGGCCCTGATCGTCCCTGGTTCCGAACTGCTGATCAAGGGGGTTGGCGTGAACCCGACCCGTACCGGCATTATCGATATCCTGACCGCAATGGGTGGCTCAATCGAGCTTCTTGACTGCCGTGAACTTTCCGGCGAGCCGGTTGCCGACCTGCTGGTGCGTTCTTCCATCTTGAAAGGGATCGAGATCGGTGGCGATGTTGTGCCAAGGGCCATCGACGAATTTCCGGTCATCTCTGTGGCTGCAGCCTGTGCCCAAGGACGGACCACGATCCGGGATGCCAGGGAGTTAAGGGTTAAAGAGACCGACCGCATTGCGGCAATGGCTGCCAACCTGCGACTTGCCGGGGGCTGCATTGAAGAGACCGATGACGGCATGGTGATTGAAGGGGTTGAGCGTCTGAACGGTTGTGCTGCCGAGAGCCGCGGCGACCATCGCATTGCCATGTCAATGCTCATTGCCGGGTTGGCGGCGAACGGTCCGGTGACCGTTGATGATACCGAGTGTATTGCCACTTCGTTTCCCACCTTTACTGCGTTGCTGGAAAAGGTGGCCTGTTGATGAACAGGGATCGGAACGGCCTGATAGTGGCCATTGACGGCCCTTCCGGTGCCGGCAAGAGCACCATAACCCGGCAGCTGGCGAGCATTCTCTCCTATATCTACATCGATACCGGCGCCATGTATCGCGCCCTTGCCTTGGCCGTCAGCCGGGCGGGTGTTTCTGCGGATGCCGATCAGCAGGTGCTGGAGATTTGCCGCCAATCAGAACTGGCGTTTGTCCGTGAAAACGGCGTCTCGCGCATCACCCTCAACGGCGAGGATGTGGCCGACCTGATCCGTTCTCCGGAAATAAGCCTGCTGACCTCCCGCATTGCCTGCAAAAAGGCGGTTCGCGAGCTGCTGCTCGTCAAGCAGCGGGAGATGGGCAAGGGTGGCGGTGTGATTCTTGAGGGGCGTGACATCGGTACCGTTGTCTTCCCTGATGCCGACGTGAAGTTCTTTCTCTCGGCATCGGCAGAGGAACGGGGACGGCGTCGTTATCTGGAACTGAAGGCCAAAGGGGAGGCCGTTGACCTGGATCAGACCGTTGCCGAAGTGATTGCCCGAGATCTTCAGGACGAAAACCGCGATCACGCTCCGCTCCGTCAGGCAGAAGATGCTATTGCCGTGGATTCCACCAGTCTCTCCATCGGCGAGGTGGTGGACGGCATGGTCCAGGTTATCGAAGATCGTTTGATGATTGCAGGAGAGTCAGCATGGAAATAATTCTGGCCAAGCAGGCTGGTTTCTGTTTTGGGGTGAAACGGGCAACGCAGATGGCGTTTGAGGCTGCCGACATGGGTGGACAGACCTTTACCCTCGGGCCGATCATCCATTCGCCTCAGGTGGTGCAGAAACTGGAGGATATGGGGGTCAAGGTCCTGAATGACCTTGGCGAGCTGGATACCGGCACCATTATCATCCGCTCTCACGGCGTAACCTCCGGTGAACTGGAGGAGGCCGTACGCAAGGAACTTGAGATAGTGGATGCCACCTGCCCCTTTGTCAAAAAGGCGCAGGAACATGTCCAGAGCCTTTCCTGCGCCGGTTATGATGTTGTGGTAGTTGGCGATGCCGATCATCCCGAGGTTCAGGGGATCGTCTCCTATGCCATGGGCAAGGTCTATGTTGTCGGTTCCGGTGATGAAGCAGCCAAACTTCCCAGGATGAGCAAAATAGGAGTTGTCGCCCAGACTACTCAATCTTTCGAGAATCTGGAAGATGTGGTCAGGCAGTGCCTGAGACGCGGCAGCGAGCTGAGGGTGTTTCATACCATTTGCGATGCAACGGCAGTGCGCCAGGATGCGGCCAAGGACCTGGCAAAGCAGGTTGATTGCGTAATCGTGATCGGCGGCTTCAATAGCGGTAACACCAAACGGCTGGCAGAGGTCTGTTCCGAGATCCAGGTGCGCACACACCATATTGAAACGGCCGATCAGCTGTTGCCGGAATGGCTTGAGGGGGTTGCCCGGGTTGGCGTCACGGCCGGCGCTTCAACACCAAAATGGATCATTGATGAAGTCATCGAAATGATCGAACAGATAGATAAGGACAAAAACGGTTGAATTTTTTTTGTTCTGTGCTAGGGTATGGCGGCTAAACGTATAAAAGCAGTGATCCATCATTAGGGGGTATAGGGTTGATGAGCGAGGAAAAGAATTTGGACAAACGGAATGACATGCCGATCAAGCGCTTTGCCGATGTTGAGGATGAGCACGAGCAGGGTTCGCATGGCGGCGAGTTCGCCGAAATGTTCAACGACAGTATAAAGCAGCTGCAGGTAGGAGAGATTGTCAAGGGTATCGTTGTCCAGGTAAGTCAGGATATCGTTCTGGTGGATGTCGGCTACAAGTCGGAAGGTGTGATTCAGGCTAGCGAATTCCTGGGTGATGACGGCGAACTGACAATCAAGGTCGGCGACGAGGTCCGGGTGCTGTTTGAGCGTGAGGAAAACGATCGCGGCTATATCGTGCTCTCCAAGAGGAAGGCCGAGAGTCATCTCGCTTGGGAGAAGATCAATGAGGCCGGTGGTGAAGGCGGCGTCATTGAAGGCAAGATTACCGGCAAGGTAAAGGGTGGCCTGACTGTTGATATTGGGGTGCAGGCATTTCTCCCCGCTTCTCAGGTGGATCTCCGCCCCAGCGGCAATCTCGATCGTTATATCGGCCAGACCGGCATGTTCAAGGTCATAAAGATGAACCGCAAGCGCGGCAATGTCGTGCTTTCCCGCCGGGTCATCCTTGAAGAAGAGCGCGAGAAGCTCAAAGAACAGACCATCGGCAATCTCGCCGAAGGGCAGATGGTTGAAGGTATTGTCAAAAATATCACTGATTACGGTGCATTCGTAGACTTGGGCGGGCTTGACGGGCTGCTCCATGTGACTGATATGTCGTGGGGTCGTCTCAATCACCCTTCAGAGATTGTCAAGGTCGGCGACAAGCTGAATGTCAAGATCCTCAAGTATGACAGCAGCAAAGGGAAGATCTCCCTCGGGCTCAAACAGACAATGCCTGATCCGTGGCAGGAAGTATCGGACCGGTATTTTGTCGGCGCCAAGGTGCAGGGAAAAGTGGTCAGTCTCACGGAATACGGCGCTTTCATTGCCCTTGAAGAAGGGGTTGAAGGGCTTATTCATGTTTCCGAGATGTCATGGACCCGCCGCATTCGCCACCCGAATGAAATCCTTACCGTCGGCGAGACTATCGAAGCGGTGGTGCTTGGTGTTGACCCGTCCAACCGCAGAATATCGCTCGGTTACAAGCAGACCCAGGTAAACCCCTGGACCGTGGTCGGTGACCGCTATCCGGTTGGCACCAAGATCGAAGGTCAGATCAAGAATATCACTGATTTCGGCATGTTCATCGGGATTGAGGACGGTATTGACGGCCTGGTCCATGTTTCCGATATCTCCTGGACCAAGCGGATCAAGCATCCGGGTGAGATTTACAGCAAAGGGCAGACCGTCCAGGCAGCAGTGCTGAACATCGATGTTGATGGCGAGCGCCTCTCGCTCGGGATCAAGCAGTTGACCCCGGATCCCTGGAACGATATTCCCAATCGCTATCGTCCCGGCACCCGCGTCACCGGCAAGGTTTCGTCGGTTACGGATTTCGGGATCTTTTTGGAGCTTGAGGAAGGGATTGAAGGCCTTGTTCACGTTTCCGAACTTTCCCAGGAAAAACTGGCTACGCCAAAGGGATTTGCCGAGGTCGGCGACCAGCTTGAAGCCGTCGTGCTGAGCGTGGACGTCAACGACCGCAAGATTGGCCTGTCCATCAAGTCCCTGCAGACAGCCATCGAGAAGGCAGAGCTTGAGGATTACATGGGATCGCAGAAAGAGGCCACCTCAAACCTTGGTGACCTGCTGCGCGGCATGAAAAACGGAGACAATTAATTTGCGGCCGCTACGGCCTTGATTTTAGATAGATTAATGAGGTGACGGAATGACCAAGAGTGAACTTGTAGATGTGCTGGCAGAAAAAAACGGCTCACTGACCCGTAAGGAGTCGGAGACCATCGTAAACCTGATTTTCGACTCAATGGGTGATGCGCTGCGAAGCGGCGAAAAGGTTGAGATCAGAGGGTTCGGCAGCTTTACTGTCCGTGAGCGCGGGGCACGCGAGGCCCGCAACCCAAAGAGCGGCGAACTGGTCGATATCCCTGCCAAGAAGGTCCCTTTCTTCAAGACAGGCAAAGAGCTCAGAGAAAGGGTAGATGCATAGCAACACAATATGCAGCTGCCGCTCTGTATAGGCCCGGGTGGCGGAATTGGTAGACGCAAGGGACTTAAAATCCCTCGCTCGCAAGGGCGTACCGGTTCGATTCCGGTCCCGGGCACCATCAGGCTGATATGAAGAACGATAACAAAGAGGAGCCAGGCTGCAGCCTGGCTCCTCTTTGTTATTGGCAATCTGTGTCAGTTATTGATATCTGCCAGGTTATCAGTATACTTGGGCAAACTTGAATCTTGTGAGCAAGCTCTATCAATAAGGATGCGGACGGTTTAGTATCGAGGAATGCTTCAATGCCCCATCAACTAGATAAAAAAATTACTCAGGGTGTCTTTGCCATTGTTGCCAGTTATGTGTTGATCAGCACGGCGTGGATATCATTGTCCGACATGATTCTTGTTAAGCTCTTTTCCAATATCAACGACATTCGCAATGTGGCTATTTTCAAGGGAGTGTTGTTTGTCTTGGTAACGGCGTTGCTCCTATTTGTCATAATCTCCAAGTATGCTCATGAATTGAGTGAAATCCATAAGAAGCTGAACGAAGACAACTCTAGACTGAATGTCATTCTGCAAATGTCGAAGCAAGGTTTCTATGAGTTGGAAATCAGCAGCGGCAAGGCAACCGCTTCTGCAGGATACTGGTCGATGCTGGAGTATGATCGGGATCTGCCGCAATTGACCCTGGAATGGTGGCGACAAGCACTTCACCCTGAGGATCGAGAGCTGGCAGTTACTACTCTCAATCGCTGCTTGAGCGGCGAGATCTCGGAATACCGGATAAAGTATCGTCTCAAGACCAAATCCGGCGCCTGGAAATCCATAATTTCTGCCGGCATGGTTGTTGAGTATAATCTGGACGGCACCCCGGAATGGATGGTCGGCATGCATACTGACCTGGAATATCTGCTGGCAGTTTAGTGGTTGTAACAACTGGCTTTGTCTGAGAAAGAACCGGCATTGAGGAGGAAACCGCACTTGAACCCATTTAAATGGTTTTTTCTGTCATTGGGGGCAGTGATGCTCACATTTATGATAGGTGGCTGCCAGAGTTCCAAGATCAGTACGGCGTGGCGCGACGAGTCTTTTCGTCTGGAGAGCATAACAAAAGTTTTCGTAGTCTGTAACCTCAAAGATGACTTGTTGCGGAGGAAGGCGGAGGACGCTTTTGTCAGATTGCTGCAGCGCAGAGGCATAGATTCCATCCAGAGTTATCGGTTCTATCCGGAAACGAACCCTGAAAAAACAGAGATTGCCGGGAAGCTCAAACGAGAAGGGTATTCGAATGTTCTAATAGCAAAACTGTTGGATGAAAAAACCGTGACCATCGATAATCTGCCTGCCTGCATGACACCTAACGACTGGAACCGCAGAGGGTGGTATCCTGCATACAATGAGGCCTGCGTGGGCGGGAAATTCATTATCACTGTGGATACGCTGCGAATAGAAACTGCCTTATTTGCAGCGGATACAGATAAGCTGCTGTGGGCCACCCAGACTCAAACCGAGCTGACCGCAAACCCAACGACCGAGGATATCGATCAGTGGGTCACCCTGGTAATCAAAAACATGTTCGGCAAGTAAAACTAAAAGAGCATCTCTTCACGGTCGGGAGGGGCGTTTTCGCCGCGACACCTTTTCGATGATGTACCCCAGTGAGCGGTTGAGGAGGTGCTCCCGCCGCAGTATCGGGATCAACGGACGGCGACGGGTTCCCACCAGCCTCACATCCGCAATTAATTCGGCATCTTCGCCATACGACAACCCTTCCATGTACACGGCAATTGCCTCATTTTTCTTCCCCTGCATCAGGAAAACCCGGCCCAGGTACAGGTAATGCTTCGCTATTGCCGGCTCCTTTTCAAGGGCAAGGCGGCATAGTTCGACAGCGCGATCAAACTGGGTCCGCTCTTTTGCCAGGCAGAAACCGAGCGCGGAAGCAATCTCCGGAGTTTGAATATCGCTAAACGCCCGTTCCAGGCAGACAAGGGCAAGGAGAGAGTCGGTGTCAACTGCTGCCAGTCCCTTGGCTCGCAGCTCCGCAGCGGTGAGTCCTGCAATATCCTTTTCCAGAGAGGCCAGCCGTTCGTGCGGATCAATGTCCAGCAGGCTGACAAACGGTAAATTTTCCAGGTCATCCTGATGTTGCACGGTTATCCCCTTTGAAGAGTGTGCCCAGCAACTTTAAAATTTATCAGATCCCGCTAGCTTTGCAAGGTAGAGTTGTCTGCTCCTTGCCGGAGATTGCGGGGAAATAATAATTGATATAATAAGTCAGGTATGTTACCAGATAAGTAGTGGTGTGATTTCAGTATCTTCTCTCACATTTTCGTTCTGGTCTTGTGAGATTTTGCATGAGGAGACGATATGTTCGCCAGGATGAAAGAGGATATAACTTCGGTTTTCGACCGTGACCCGGCAGCGCGCAACTTTTTTGAAGTACTTTTCTGCTATCCGGGGCTGCATGCGATCTGGATGCACCGGATTGGCCACTGGTTCTGGACACACGAGCTGTTTTTCCTGGGGCGGCTTACTTCACAGGTCAGCCGGTTCATTACCGGGATCGAGATCCATCCCGGTGCTAAAATCGGCCGCAAGTTTTTCATCGACCACGGCATGGGGGTGGTTATCGGCGAGACTGCCGAGATCGGCGACAACGTCACCATGTATCACGGGGTCACCCTGGGGGGGGTCACCTGGGACAAGGTCAAGCGCCACCCAACCATCGGCGATAATGTGGTAATCGGCTCCGGTGCCAAGGTACTCGGCCCCTTCACGGTCGGCAATGACAGCAAGATCGGTTCAAACTCGGTTGTGGTAAAAGAAGTGCCGCCCCATGCTTCGGTGGTCGGCATCCCGGGGCGGGTGGTCATGGCTGCCGAAGAGAAAAAGATCGGCAAGCCGGACCTTGAGCACGGCAAGATGCCGGACCCGGAAGCCAAGGCGATTTCCTGCCTGTTCGACCAGATCAGGGAGCTGGAGAAGAAGTACAGCGAGCTGGCCAAGGAACATGAAGAGTTGAAAAAGCGGCTCCAATAGTATATTCATACAGCAAGTCTGAGGAACAGTGGGAAGCCCGGAGGCTTCCCATTTTGTTTTAAAACTGCGAGGCACCATGGGTGAGGCGGGTACAAAAAAAAGGGTAGCGGTCGCCATGAGCGGCGGGGTTGATTCCTCGGTAACAGCTGCCATGCTGCAACGCGAAGGGTACGAAGTCTTCGGCATCACCATGCAGGTGCTGGACGACGAGCGACGGCAGCATATCGACGATGCCGCGGCCGTTGCCGCCCAGCTCGGCATTGCCCATCATGTGGTCGATCTGGTCGAGCCGTTTCGCCAAGCAGTTAAAGAATACTTCATTGCCGAATACCGCGCCGGGCGGACCCCCAATCCCTGTGCCAGGTGCAACCCGCTGATCAAGTTCGGACTGCTGCTCGACAAGGGGCTGGAGCTTGGCGCCGACTACCTGGCAACCGGCCATTATGCGCGGGTAGAGCATCCGGCAGACGCCTTGCCGCGGCTCCTCAAGGGGCTTGATCCCCGCAAAGACCAGTCTTATTTCCTCTTCAGCCTTAGCAGCAGCCAGCTCGCCAGGGTACTGTTCCCGCTCGGCGGCTATACCAAGGATACGGTCAGGCAGATGGCTGCCGAAATGGGCCTGGTGGTCAAGAACAAAGGGGACAGCCAGGAGATCTGTTTTATTGCCGATGACGACTATATCCGCTTCCTGGAAGAGGTGGGGGGGCTTACCGGTCAGCAAGGCAAAGTCGTTGACCGCTGTGGCCGGGTATTGGGGAAGCATAACGGCATCCACCGCTACACCGTCGGCCAGCGCCGGGGGCTTGGCATTGCCTGGAGCGAACCACTCTATGTTCTCGGGGTCGATGCCGCCAATAACGAACTGCTTGCCGGTACCGAGGGTGAACTGTATTGCACCGGCCTGTTCGCCTCCGGTTTCAACTGGCTTTGCACCCCTGAGCTGCCTCTGGCTGCGGCATGCAAGATCAGGTACCGGCACCAGCCCGTCCCCTGCGAGGTTACGGCTGCCGGCGAAGGACTATTCGAGGTCCGCTTCAGCGAGCCGCAGAAATCGGTGACCCCTGGCCAGGCAGTGGTGCTCTATCGTGACGACCAGGTTCTGGGTGGCGGCTGGATAGAAAAAGCCGTGAATGGTGCAATGTGAACAGTGAAATGAAACGCGTGGCCATCACCACCCTGGGATGTAAGACCAACCAGTTCGAATCTGCCGCCATCCGTGAGTCGCTGGAAAGGTCGGGGTTCAGCATTGTCCCGTTTGAGGAGGCTGCGGATGTCTATGTCATCAACAGCTGCACCGTTACCGCCCGCACCGATGCCGAATCGCGCAAGCTGGTGCGCCGCGCCAAGCGCCGGAACCCGGAGGCGCGCATCGTCGTCACCGGCTGTTACGCCCAGGTTGCCCCGGAAATCCTGGCCGCCATGCCCGAGGTCGAACTGGTCATCGGCAATGAAGAGAAAAAACAGCTCGTCGAACTGCTGAGCACGACCGGCCCGGCGGCAAAGGTGAAGGTTGCCGATATCAGCGCCATTGCCGAGACCGGGAGCCTGGGGCTGGAAAGCTTTGCCGAGCACACCCGGGCCTTTCTCCAGGTGCAGAACGGCTGCGACAGCTTTTGCTCCTACTGCATCGTGCCGTATGCGCGCGGCCGGAGCCGGAGCGTGCCGTTGGAAGAGGTGCTTGACGGCATCGCCCGCCTGGCCGGAGAAGGGTTCCGCGAGGTGGTCCTGACTGGTATTCACCTGGGGAACTATGGCCGCGATCTCTCGCCCAAGTCGTCCCTGTTGCCGCTGCTGCGCGCCGCCGAACAGCGCGGGGTGCCGCAGAGGCTTCGGCTCGGTTCCCTTGAACCGCTGGACATAACGCCGGAACTGATCGACTGCATCAGCAGCTCCGCAATCATCTGTCCCCATCTCCATATCCCGCTGCAGAGCGGTTCCGACAGTGTACTGTCCCGGATGAACCGGGGATACGGCGCCGACTATTTTCAGGATCTCTGCCTGCGGGCTTTCGCGGCGATCCCGGATCTCTGCCTTGGTTTCG
Coding sequences within it:
- the aroA gene encoding 3-phosphoshikimate 1-carboxyvinyltransferase, encoding MKPYTVKPAQGVRGEISVPGDKSISHRSIMLGSLARGTTTVRGLLRGEDNMSTLKAFQSMGIETVDDGETLTIHGKGLHGLTEPTDVIDCGNSGTTIRLISGLLAAQNFFSVLTGDQYLRKRPMKRVLQPLSLMGAIIHGRAGGDKAPLAIVGQKLKGISYASPVASAQVKSSLMLAGLYADGETRVMEPSVSRDHSERMFRHFGADVASIPGGVVVRSGNELEGREIVVPGDISSAAFFIVAALIVPGSELLIKGVGVNPTRTGIIDILTAMGGSIELLDCRELSGEPVADLLVRSSILKGIEIGGDVVPRAIDEFPVISVAAACAQGRTTIRDARELRVKETDRIAAMAANLRLAGGCIEETDDGMVIEGVERLNGCAAESRGDHRIAMSMLIAGLAANGPVTVDDTECIATSFPTFTALLEKVAC
- the cmk gene encoding (d)CMP kinase, yielding MNRDRNGLIVAIDGPSGAGKSTITRQLASILSYIYIDTGAMYRALALAVSRAGVSADADQQVLEICRQSELAFVRENGVSRITLNGEDVADLIRSPEISLLTSRIACKKAVRELLLVKQREMGKGGGVILEGRDIGTVVFPDADVKFFLSASAEERGRRRYLELKAKGEAVDLDQTVAEVIARDLQDENRDHAPLRQAEDAIAVDSTSLSIGEVVDGMVQVIEDRLMIAGESAWK
- the ispH gene encoding 4-hydroxy-3-methylbut-2-enyl diphosphate reductase translates to MEIILAKQAGFCFGVKRATQMAFEAADMGGQTFTLGPIIHSPQVVQKLEDMGVKVLNDLGELDTGTIIIRSHGVTSGELEEAVRKELEIVDATCPFVKKAQEHVQSLSCAGYDVVVVGDADHPEVQGIVSYAMGKVYVVGSGDEAAKLPRMSKIGVVAQTTQSFENLEDVVRQCLRRGSELRVFHTICDATAVRQDAAKDLAKQVDCVIVIGGFNSGNTKRLAEVCSEIQVRTHHIETADQLLPEWLEGVARVGVTAGASTPKWIIDEVIEMIEQIDKDKNG
- a CDS encoding 30S ribosomal protein S1, whose protein sequence is MSEEKNLDKRNDMPIKRFADVEDEHEQGSHGGEFAEMFNDSIKQLQVGEIVKGIVVQVSQDIVLVDVGYKSEGVIQASEFLGDDGELTIKVGDEVRVLFEREENDRGYIVLSKRKAESHLAWEKINEAGGEGGVIEGKITGKVKGGLTVDIGVQAFLPASQVDLRPSGNLDRYIGQTGMFKVIKMNRKRGNVVLSRRVILEEEREKLKEQTIGNLAEGQMVEGIVKNITDYGAFVDLGGLDGLLHVTDMSWGRLNHPSEIVKVGDKLNVKILKYDSSKGKISLGLKQTMPDPWQEVSDRYFVGAKVQGKVVSLTEYGAFIALEEGVEGLIHVSEMSWTRRIRHPNEILTVGETIEAVVLGVDPSNRRISLGYKQTQVNPWTVVGDRYPVGTKIEGQIKNITDFGMFIGIEDGIDGLVHVSDISWTKRIKHPGEIYSKGQTVQAAVLNIDVDGERLSLGIKQLTPDPWNDIPNRYRPGTRVTGKVSSVTDFGIFLELEEGIEGLVHVSELSQEKLATPKGFAEVGDQLEAVVLSVDVNDRKIGLSIKSLQTAIEKAELEDYMGSQKEATSNLGDLLRGMKNGDN
- a CDS encoding integration host factor subunit beta produces the protein MTKSELVDVLAEKNGSLTRKESETIVNLIFDSMGDALRSGEKVEIRGFGSFTVRERGAREARNPKSGELVDIPAKKVPFFKTGKELRERVDA
- a CDS encoding PAS domain-containing protein, which gives rise to MPHQLDKKITQGVFAIVASYVLISTAWISLSDMILVKLFSNINDIRNVAIFKGVLFVLVTALLLFVIISKYAHELSEIHKKLNEDNSRLNVILQMSKQGFYELEISSGKATASAGYWSMLEYDRDLPQLTLEWWRQALHPEDRELAVTTLNRCLSGEISEYRIKYRLKTKSGAWKSIISAGMVVEYNLDGTPEWMVGMHTDLEYLLAV
- the cysE gene encoding serine O-acetyltransferase; this encodes MFARMKEDITSVFDRDPAARNFFEVLFCYPGLHAIWMHRIGHWFWTHELFFLGRLTSQVSRFITGIEIHPGAKIGRKFFIDHGMGVVIGETAEIGDNVTMYHGVTLGGVTWDKVKRHPTIGDNVVIGSGAKVLGPFTVGNDSKIGSNSVVVKEVPPHASVVGIPGRVVMAAEEKKIGKPDLEHGKMPDPEAKAISCLFDQIRELEKKYSELAKEHEELKKRLQ
- the mnmA gene encoding tRNA 2-thiouridine(34) synthase MnmA translates to MRGTMGEAGTKKRVAVAMSGGVDSSVTAAMLQREGYEVFGITMQVLDDERRQHIDDAAAVAAQLGIAHHVVDLVEPFRQAVKEYFIAEYRAGRTPNPCARCNPLIKFGLLLDKGLELGADYLATGHYARVEHPADALPRLLKGLDPRKDQSYFLFSLSSSQLARVLFPLGGYTKDTVRQMAAEMGLVVKNKGDSQEICFIADDDYIRFLEEVGGLTGQQGKVVDRCGRVLGKHNGIHRYTVGQRRGLGIAWSEPLYVLGVDAANNELLAGTEGELYCTGLFASGFNWLCTPELPLAAACKIRYRHQPVPCEVTAAGEGLFEVRFSEPQKSVTPGQAVVLYRDDQVLGGGWIEKAVNGAM
- the mtaB gene encoding tRNA (N(6)-L-threonylcarbamoyladenosine(37)-C(2))-methylthiotransferase MtaB, with amino-acid sequence MKRVAITTLGCKTNQFESAAIRESLERSGFSIVPFEEAADVYVINSCTVTARTDAESRKLVRRAKRRNPEARIVVTGCYAQVAPEILAAMPEVELVIGNEEKKQLVELLSTTGPAAKVKVADISAIAETGSLGLESFAEHTRAFLQVQNGCDSFCSYCIVPYARGRSRSVPLEEVLDGIARLAGEGFREVVLTGIHLGNYGRDLSPKSSLLPLLRAAEQRGVPQRLRLGSLEPLDITPELIDCISSSAIICPHLHIPLQSGSDSVLSRMNRGYGADYFQDLCLRAFAAIPDLCLGFDVIAGFPGETDAEFSATTALIEQLPVAYLHVFPFSSRPGTKAAGMPGQLQSRVITERAELLRSLGEKKKRQYLRRFRGRTLQPLVLKRDSDGLWNGLTANYLPVTFAAEGDFANNIVAVRVVNADGETLVAELLQ